Part of the Mangifera indica cultivar Alphonso chromosome 4, CATAS_Mindica_2.1, whole genome shotgun sequence genome, AAGTTATAAGCCTTGAATCATCATTGAAGTAGAGACAATAATTTCGATCCGATTTTAGGGGTCGTGATCCTCCCCGACTCTAATAAGGAGGGaattcttcaataaaaatagagaaagggATAAGcgcaaagatgaaaaaaatcttcacAATCGGAGATAGATTAGAGACGGGGAGACACGTGTCCCCTCCCAACCCTACCCCTTttctatcattttatattaatatatttacttaaaatactagcatatctttatagttttaaattatttatgtttttcaaatttatttaaatttttattgtacatattaaagtggttaatatattatatttgtgatatttaaaataataaattgattttaattttacttaattttgttatttaatatatttatattacgtTTAGAgaatataaagagaaaatttttcttaCGGACACAGGAAAGAGATTTTTTTCCATAGGAATGAGGAGAGGACGGggaagagatttttctttatagagaagaaatgaaaaatcattttcatcctaTAATGGAGACGGGACGAGGATTGAGATCGCCTTCCcacccctccccattgccagtGCCTGTTTGCATGTTCTTTTGATAATtggcttatatatatatatatatatatatatatatatatatatatatatatatatatatatatatattgtttttagtAACAGGAAACCCATTCGAGCCATATCGCCACTTTCAGATTCTAGACTActgtaaataaaaaagataaaagcttGTATAGctgaaaatttttatgtttgtatTCTAGACTTTTTGTATTTAAGCAGATTCTATGTGTTTCCAGAGATATGCATGAATTCTCCATTCCAGATACGTGTTAGTCTGTTTCCTCTAGACCTGTTTGAATgaacccatatatatatatcaatctCGGCTTAGCCCCTTTGAGTTTACCTTCTTGAGAAGAAACTAAAATGGCAGATGTATTGAAGGGAGGTGTAGTTCACTGCAACACCACCTGTGGGTGTACTTCCCCCTGTCCCGGGGGAATGGCTTGCAAGTGAGTCCATTTTAATTGCTGCAACTTCGTccctttaattaaatatcttctGTTTGTAAAACCATGGAATTTTGTGGGCACATGCTCAAGTAAAGCCACGAGCCAGTATGACCACAAACTGTGCTCTTGTGGTGAACATTGCAGCTGCAACCCCTGCCCCTGCGGCAAGACTTAAGTCACCGGAACCGGCAAGACATTTTGTAGGTTGTGATGATGGCTGTGCATGCGCCACTTGTGCCACCTGACCCAATGACATGAACTCTCAGGAGATTGGGCTATGTTTAGAAACTTCAGCGATGTGTGACTAGAGATGTGTTTTAATCAGTGAATGATTATCAATAAATGGCTTCAGGTCAATGGTTGAATTGAAAAACTTTGTCAAATCCCAATTTTCATCAATCATACACATTGATTAAATCTTGCTCAGAATAACAGTAGTTGGCAAACCTACAATGCAAAACCTTCTAGTTCTCAATCTGGTAAGTCACTGTATGTTCTTCCCACATTTCCTTCTCAAGATATCTTTGATAAAAATACACTTCGCCAATCGAGTTCACCGACAATGCAGAAATGCTTCTGGTGCCATATCGTCCCTGCAAATTCGAAGTCACTTCAGAAGAGCATTTTTTTTCACTCCCTTTCAAGGTAGAAATAAAGGAGAGTAAGTCTGAGGGTTTACCAAGGGACGCTCTACATCAACAAATATGGAACTTAAGCTGTATTCTGTCTCAGGAGAATAAATGTGAGGAAGCAAGTGTTCATCATCCTTGGTAGTGTCTAACATTAGTTTATCGACCATCCCTTTCATGGGAAGTTCACCTTCACCATATTTCTCCAAAAGCTGTTTGAAACTGTGGCTCAAACGCTCAGCCTGTGAAAGAAAAATGGTcagaaaataaattacaaaagtgCAAGAATTTGCAATTGGGTTGTTGTATAAAACATATTACCTTAGGCCATGGAGAGTCGAGCCTTGCATTTGCTAATACATGGATTCCTGGTGAAACCTCTGTCACAAAACTTTTGCCTTCTTCAGGTCTGTTGGTTACATAAACCATGGATTTGGAACAAATATCAGCTAATACCAGGTTAAACCCATTGTACTGATCTACTTCCTTCACCAAATCCTCTGCAAAATCCATGGGACTTTTCTTACTCTGCAGAAAGCAAAACTTTGacaattatctaaaatttattcaGGAATCATTTCGAAGAAAAGAAACAAGCCCCATTGAatcttagaaaatttttttcaaacaaacatCAAAATAGCAATtttcaatcaatcaataaatGAAACATTAATCTGTTAGGATTCTATCAATTTATTCTATATggtattcaaattattaattgtttattcCATTATAAAGGGAAGaagaaacatataatttttccaAATCTCTCCCCAAATTCTTCCTGTTGCCCTATTTTCTCTCTAGAAAGTCTCTTCTTATTCCCTTTTCAATTATGTCTTAACAAAAAGTCTTAacattttggtatcagagcacttTCCTGGTTTCTTAAATATGAACTACAAAGAACTTGAAGATAAGGTTAACTCTTTGACACACTAAATAGAATTACTAACTAATATATTAGGGTGTATGTGCACAAGTCTAGAGATATCGCAACCTGCAGAACACGTTTAACAAAATGGTCATCCTAGCTGGTGTCCATATACAAGGGCTCACCACACAAACTGATTTTCCTTGGCTCAACTGTATGAAATTTTCACTAAAAGCAACATCAATGGGTTACTGTGTTACTCATGTGCGAATGGTGACTTTAGTTGTGTGAATGCCAATAACTCCAGTACTCATTTGAGTGATGACAATGGCAGCGGGGTAGAATTCTCTGCTATAGAACCTGGATGATGATTTGATTTGGCTTGTGCTCAAGGACACGCCTTATTTCGAGGGATGGCAAATCTTAAGATTCCATTATCTTAGTATTAGGATTAAGttctttaaatttgattaagatTAAACTGATCTGGATAAAAGCCCTTTGATTATTGCCACAAAGGTAAAATCTCGAACATATTGCCAGCATTAACATTGGATAAACAAAAGGCAAACCCTAAAAAAATGATCAAACATTGAACTCCTCAAAACAAAACCAAAGAGTAAGTACCTGCAGAAAACGAACAGGAAGGTCTCCTCTACTCTTAGCTTGAGGGATTGATTGAACTTCCCTGAAGTtagtaagaaaagaaaatttaccaTTTTTAGAAGAAGCCAGCCACGTCCCACCAGCCATCTCATCTTTCCCTCCTAAAATCTGTCCTCCCTCCCACCACTCCAGCGGCTTGGTAGGCCTtgcaacaaaacaaaacaaaacccacGAATCATATAAACAAGATCAACCCATAAAATCATGTCAGATTCTGAAATGGGTAACTACCGGCTAAGATACTCGTCTCTGTTAAGTAGTAACAGAAAAGGGTAAAGCGGGTGAGCTTCCCACATAAACACTGTTATACACATGGCTTTGCTTGCTTGTTAATTGTTGCCTGGCGTGGTGTGGCCGTCTGTGTAAAATGGCAAAAGACCATCCTTGCTCCTTCCGGTATCGGCTTCGCCACTTCCCCCTACCGAATATTGCCACGTGTTGTTGGAGCCACGTGACTTGGTCAAGAATAATACAAGTGGATTGTTGGACAAGTTGGCCATGTGAAAGATTTGTTGGCTTCCGGCAATCTAAGATTTTGCCACAgatttgtaatatatttaaaaattaaattcttaatttatttatttaaaataataaatatttatgaaatccgatattaaatttaacatattacctattttaatatgattaaatcaattttaaataaataatctatttaaataaatttttttcatatttcaataaatttagtaaaaaaataagacaataaaattaatctattaataTCAGTATATTAAGAATGAAAATCTTTTTCTCGTttattaagaatatattttgaattaatttaattcaatgattattaaattcaaaaatttatcttagtttaacttcaaaaaaataattcaattcagaCAAAATTTTAGGTTATCtaaaaaactgtttttttctcgagtatttatttatgataacctcattaaaataaaatattgattgagagataaaaaattaaaaagagaaaagt contains:
- the LOC123213546 gene encoding transport and Golgi organization protein 2 homolog; the encoded protein is MCITVFMWEAHPLYPFLLLLNRDEYLSRPTKPLEWWEGGQILGGKDEMAGGTWLASSKNGKFSFLTNFREVQSIPQAKSRGDLPVRFLQSKKSPMDFAEDLVKEVDQYNGFNLVLADICSKSMVYVTNRPEEGKSFVTEVSPGIHVLANARLDSPWPKAERLSHSFKQLLEKYGEGELPMKGMVDKLMLDTTKDDEHLLPHIYSPETEYSLSSIFVDVERPLGRYGTRSISALSVNSIGEVYFYQRYLEKEMWEEHTVTYQIEN